A region of Diospyros lotus cultivar Yz01 chromosome 3, ASM1463336v1, whole genome shotgun sequence DNA encodes the following proteins:
- the LOC127798063 gene encoding uncharacterized protein LOC127798063 yields MASHSRNKSSARTLMAIADGASWVCASVLVALILLLIAGGDEPVLKGSQLLERPCDEIYVVGEGETLQTIGGKCEDPFIVERNPHIHDPDDVFPGLVIKITPSNLS; encoded by the coding sequence ATGGCTTCTCATTCCAGGAACAAATCGTCGGCAAGAACATTGATGGCCATAGCCGACGGAGCTTCATGGGTATGCGCATCCGTTCTCGTTGCACTAATCTTACTACTTATCGCCGGCGGGGACGAGCCAGTACTGAAAGGAAGCCAGCTGTTGGAGCGGCCGTGCGACGAGATATACGTGGTCGGAGAAGGTGAGACGCTGCAGACGATCGGCGGCAAGTGCGAAGACCCCTTCATCGTGGAGCGGAACCCCCATATCCACGATCCCGACGATGTTTTCCCGGGCCTCGTCATCAAGATCACTCCCTCGAACCTATCTTAA
- the LOC127796444 gene encoding pentatricopeptide repeat-containing protein At2g22410, mitochondrial-like gives MKLAGPTSRLFATFSNAASVQDFNLRHFSKELHGRLIRTQRHTDSSSMSDVILSYALSPATLHKAHQAFDQIRRPTLPIWNLIIRGLSQSERAGEAISIYHRMRVQGFTGNNLTIIFVLKACARVSDIVCGQKLHVHSLKLGFGSYLYVCNAFLHMYGSCRHLGFARRLFDEMPDRDLVSWNSLICGYSQCKRFKEVLRLFEGMHVENVRADAVTMVKVVLACSHLGNKEKTDAAVKYITDNHVEIDVYLGNTLIDLYGRIGSVGLAREVFDRMAEKNLVSWNTMIMGYAKSGDLAAARMMFDDMPNRDVISWTSMIAGYSQANQYSDAVRLFQEMMAAKNKPDEITVASVLSACARLGMLDVGKTVHEYIHEHNIKADVYVENSLIDMYCKCGLVEKALEVFQEMKQKDSVSWTSIISGLAVNGSADDALKLFSLMLSEGVKPTHGTFVGILLACTHAGLVDKGLEYFRSMVKDHGLVPEMKHYGCVVDLLSRSGNVDRAYEFIKEIPMVRDAVVWRMLLSACKLHGNAVLAEIAKNKLIELDPLDSVNYVLSSNTYAGVDRWDDAIKMRELMEEGDVKKPTGWSSIELNGIISDNSEGGSLSQSSLEE, from the coding sequence ATGAAACTCGCAGGACCTACTTCTCGTCTCTTCGCCACCTTCTCAAACGCCGCGAGTGTTCAAGACTTCAATCTCCGGCACTTCAGCAAAGAGCTTCATGGACGCCTCATCAGAACGCAACGGCACACCGACTCATCTTCCATGTCCGACGTTATCCTGTCCTACGCTCTCTCCCCGGCCACTCTGCACAAAGCCCATCAAGCTTTCGACCAAATCAGGCGACCCACTTTGCCAATTTGGAACCTTATAATCCGTGGTTTGTCCCAGAGCGAGCGAGCCGGTGAAGCAATTAGCATTTATCATCGAATGCGAGTCCAAGGATTTACCGGCAACAATCTCACCATCATTTTCGTTCTCAAGGCTTGCGCTCGGGTCTCGGATATTGTATGTGGACAGAAGCTTCATGTTCATTCGCTGAAACTTGGGTTTGGATCCTATCTTTATGTTTGCAATGCTTTCCTTCATATGTATGGCTCGTGTCGCCACTTGGGTTTTGCGCGGAGGTTGTTTGATGAAATGCCCGACAGAGATTTAGTTTCTTGGAACTCGTTGATTTGTGGGTACAGTCAGTGTAAAAGGTTCAAGGAAGTTTTGCGGTTGTTTGAAGGAATGCATGTGGAAAATGTGAGGGCTGATGCCGTGACGATGGTTAAAGTTGTGTTAGCTTGTAGCCATttaggaaataaagaaaaaactgATGCTGCGGTTAAATATATTACTGATAATCATGTGGAAATTGATGTTTACTTGGGAAACACTTTGATAGATTTGTATGGACGGATTGGTTCGGTGGGATTGGCACGGGAGGTGTTTGACCGGATGGCGGAGaaaaatttggtttcttggaacACCATGATCATGGGATATGCAAAATCAGGGGATTTAGCTGCCGCAAGAATGATGTTTGATGATATGCCAAACAGAGATGTGATTTCTTGGACTTCTATGATCGCGGGTTATTCTCAAGCTAATCAATATTCTGATGCAGTAAGgctttttcaagaaatgatgGCAGCTAAGAATAAACCAGATGAAATCACCGTTGCTAGCGTGCTTTCAGCTTGTGCCCGCTTAGGCATGCTGGATGTGGGTAAGACAGTACACGAGTATATCCATGAGCATAACATAAAAGCTGATGTTTATGTTGAGAATTCTCTCATAGATATGTACTGTAAATGTGGACTAGTTGAAAAGGCATTGGAAGTGTTTCAAGAGATGAAACAGAAGGATTCTGTCTCTTGGACTTCAATCATCTCAGGCCTTGCTGTGAACGGCAGTGCTGATGATGCACTCAAACTATTTTCACTTATGTTAAGCGAAGGTGTTAAGCCTACTCATGGAACTTTCGTTGGGATATTACTTGCTTGCACTCATGCTGGTTTAGTAGACAAGGGATTGGAATACTTTAGAAGTATGGTAAAAGATCATGGGTTAGTGCCAGAAATGAAACACTATGGTTGTGTAGTCGATCTTCTAAGCCGTTCTGGCAATGTTGATAGGGCATATGAGTTTATCAAGGAAATTCCCATGGTTCGAGATGCTGTAGTATGGAGGATGCTGTTGAGTGCTTGCAAGCTTCATGGGAATGCGGTCCTAGCTGAGATTGCTAAGAACAAACTTATTGAATTGGATCCCCTGGACAGTGTCAATTATGTTCTTTCGTCAAACACATATGCGGGAGTGGATAGATGGGATGATGCCataaaaatgagagaattaaTGGAGGAGGGCGACGTGAAGAAACCAACTGGTTGGAGTTCCATAGAACTAAACGGTATCATATCTGATAATTCTGAAGGAGGGTCTCTTTCCCAAAGTTCCCTAGAGGAATGA
- the LOC127797603 gene encoding L-idonate 5-dehydrogenase-like: MSQSGGEEPAKEENMAAWLLAVKTLKIQPYNLPPLGPHDVKVRMKAVGICGSDVHHFKHMRCANFIVKKPMVIGHECAGVIDEIGSEVKTLQVGDRVAVEPGISCGQCHLCKDGRYNLCREMKFFGSPPTNGALANLVVHPAKLCFKLPDNVSLEEGAMCEPLSVAVHACCRAEVGTQTNVLIMGAGPIGLLTMLAARAFGAPKIVMVDVDECRLTFAKDLGANEIIQVSTNIQDVGVEVVKIQNAMDGNVDVSFDCVGFNKTTTTALSATPAGGKVCLVGLGQSEMTIPLTQAAAREVDVIGIFRYRNTWPICIEFLKSGKIDVKPLITHRFKFTQEQIEEAFETSARGGNAVKVMFSI; encoded by the exons ATGTCACAGAGTGGAGGAGAAGAACCAGCAAAAGAGGAGAACATGGCAGCTTGGCTTCTTGCTGTCAAAACCCTGAAAATCCAACCCTACAATCTACCTCCTCTTG GTCCTCATGATGTTAAAGTAAGGATGAAAGCTGTTGGCATATGTGGGAGTGATGTTCATCACTTCAAG CACATGAGATGCGCAAACTTCATTGTTAAGAAGCCTATGGTAATTGGCCACGAGTGTGCCGGTGTCATAGATGAAATTGGCAGTGAAGTGAAAACTCTGCAGGTGGGTGATCGCGTAGCAGTGGAACCTGGTATTAGTTGCGGGCAATGTCATCTCTGCAAGGATGGTCGCTACAATTTGTGCCGTGAAATGAAATTCTTTGGCTCTCCTCCCACCAATGGTGCTCTAGCTAATCTG GTGGTGCATCCTGCAAAACTCTGCTTTAAGCTACCTGACAATGTGAGCTTGGAAGAAGGGGCAATGTGTGAACCACTGAGCGTAGCCGTCCATGCTTGTTGCCGAGCTGAAGTCGGTACACAAACAAACGTTTTGATCATGGGAGCCGGACCTATAGGCCTTTTAACAATGCTGGCAGCTCGAGCTTTTGGGGCTCCAAAGATTGTAATGGTTGACGTAGATGAATGCCGTTTAACATTTGCCAAAGATCTGGGTGCTAATGAGATCATTCAAGTTTCAACAAATATTCAG GATGTGGGAGTGGAAGTGGTCAAGATACAGAATGCCATGGACGGCAATGTGGATGTGAGCTTTGATTGTGTTGGCTTTAACAAAACCACGACAACTGCTTTGAGTGCCACTCCAGCAGGCGGTAAAGTTTGCCTTGTTGGATTGGGCCAAAGTGAGATGACAATCCCCCTTACACAAGCTGCTGCAAG GGAGGTCGATGTAATTGGCATATTCCGATATAGGAACACGTGGCCAATTTGCATTGAGTTTCTGAAATCTGGAAAGATTGATGTGAAGCCCCTCATAACACACAGGTTCAAGTTTACTCAAGAGCAGATTGAGGAAGCCTTTGAAACCAGTGCTCGGGGTGGTAATGCCGTCAAGGTCATGTTTAGTATTTAA